Below is a genomic region from Longimicrobium sp..
TGCCGCCGCGAGGGGCAGAAGCTGTTCCTGAAGGGCACCAAGTGCTTCACCGACAAGTGCCCCGTCGAGCGCCGTCCCTACGCCCCCGGCCAGCACGGCCAGTCGGGCGGTGGACGCCGAAAGAAGACCTCCGAGTACGCCCACCAGCTGCGTGAAAAGCAGAAGGTGAAGCGCATTTACGGGATGGCCGAGAAGCCGTTCCGCAACATGTTCGAGAAGGCCGCCCACCAGACGGGCATCACCGGCGAGAACCTGCTGGTGGCCCTGGAGAGCCGTCTGGACAACGTGGTGTACCGCATGGGCTTCGGCAGCACCCGCAAGGAGGCCCGGCAGCTCATCCGTCACGGCCACGTGCAGGTGAACGGCGGAAAGCTGGACGTTCCGAGCGCCCAGGTGCACCCGGGCGACGAGGTTCGCATCGCGCCGAAGAGCAAGGACATCCTGCCCGTGCAGGCGTCGCTGGCTTCGAAGACCAAGCCCAGCAACGTGGGCTGGCTGGCGGTGGACGAGGGCTCGCGCACCGGCCGCATGCTGACCCGCCCCACGCGCGCGGACATTCCGCTCGCGGTGCAGGAGCAGCTCATCGTCGAGCTCTACAGCAAGTAAGCCGAGGGACCTGGCCCGTGCGGCGGAGCGCAGATCGCGCTTCCGCCGCCCGGGTTTTCCCGCATCCTGCCCACACTGGGAGGGGACCATAGTGGAACTCGATATTACCGGCCTGCAGATGCCGAACACGCCCGAGCAGCCTCGGGCGGGACAGATCGTTCTTCGCCCGCTGGAGCGCGGCTTCGGCCACACGCTGGGCAACACCATCCGCCGCATCCTGCTTTCGAGCCTTCGGGGCTCGGCGGTGTGGGCGTTCCGCGCCGACGGCGTGCTCCACGAGCACCAGACGGTGCCGGGGGTGGTCGAGGACGTGCACGAGATCATCCGCAACCTGAAGTCGCTGGTGCTGCGGATGGACGAGGGGGCCGACGAGGCCGTGCTGGAGCTGCGGGCCAACAAGGCCGGCCGGGTGACGGCGCGCAACATCACGGGCCATCCGTCGGTGGACGTCATCAACCTGGACCACCACATCCTGGAGCTGCAGGACGACCGCGACCTGCGCT
It encodes:
- the rpsD gene encoding 30S ribosomal protein S4 gives rise to the protein CRREGQKLFLKGTKCFTDKCPVERRPYAPGQHGQSGGGRRKKTSEYAHQLREKQKVKRIYGMAEKPFRNMFEKAAHQTGITGENLLVALESRLDNVVYRMGFGSTRKEARQLIRHGHVQVNGGKLDVPSAQVHPGDEVRIAPKSKDILPVQASLASKTKPSNVGWLAVDEGSRTGRMLTRPTRADIPLAVQEQLIVELYSK